One region of Petroclostridium xylanilyticum genomic DNA includes:
- a CDS encoding urease accessory protein UreE: protein MIIEKIVGNVKDKDIGEIERDYVFIEWYEVEKKVLHKVSKNGLDVGIRNNGGRPLRDGDILWQDDKKALIVEISECDCIAIKPNTMIEMGKACYEIGNRHAPLFIEDGELLTPFDEPLLTVLLKCDFAANRKRAKLKTPLGGHAHGHSHSHSH, encoded by the coding sequence ATGATTATTGAAAAGATTGTAGGAAATGTTAAAGACAAGGATATTGGAGAAATTGAACGTGATTACGTCTTTATAGAGTGGTATGAAGTTGAAAAGAAAGTGCTCCACAAGGTAAGTAAAAATGGTCTGGATGTGGGGATTCGAAATAATGGAGGTCGTCCTCTGCGCGACGGTGATATTCTGTGGCAGGACGATAAAAAGGCTTTGATTGTAGAAATATCCGAATGCGACTGTATTGCAATAAAGCCAAATACAATGATTGAAATGGGAAAAGCATGTTATGAAATTGGAAACCGGCATGCTCCGTTGTTTATCGAAGACGGTGAGTTACTGACACCATTTGATGAACCGCTTCTAACTGTGCTTTTAAAGTGTGATTTTGCGGCAAATAGGAAGAGAGCCAAGCTGAAAACGCCTTTAGGGGGTCATGCACATGGGCATTCACACTCCCACTCCCACTGA
- the ureC gene encoding urease subunit alpha, translated as MSYRIPGKEYAGMYGPTKGDCIRLADTDLIVEIENDFTVYGDECKFGGGKSIRDGMGQSPSVSRQDGALDMVITNAVIVDWWGIVKGDIGIRDGKIVGIGKAGNPGVMEGVLPDLVIGASTEVIAGEGLIATPGGIDTHIHFICPQQIETALYSGITTMLGGGTGPADGTNATTCTPGSFNIHRMLEAAESFPMNLGFFGKGNASFEEPLIEQVEAGAIGLKLHEDWGTTPKAIDTCLRVADRFDVQVAIHTDTLNEAGFVEDTMRAINGRTIHTFHTEGAGGGHAPDIIRIASLENVLPSSTNPTMPFTVNTIDEHLDMLMVCHHLDSKVPEDVAFADSRIRPETIAAEDILHDLGVFSMMSSDSQAMGRVGEVIIRTWQTADKMKKQRGFLKEDQGKNDNFRVKRYIAKYTINPALTHGISKYVGSLEKGKIADIVLWKPSMFGVKPELILKGGFIAASKMGDANASIPTPQPVIYRNMFGAFGKAKYGTCLTFVSKTALELGSIEKLKLQKMVVPISGCRKVSKKNMVLNDATPNIEVDPETYDVRVDGELLTCEPFKTLSMAQRYFLF; from the coding sequence ATGAGTTATAGAATACCGGGTAAGGAATACGCCGGAATGTACGGGCCCACAAAGGGGGATTGTATAAGACTTGCTGATACGGATTTGATTGTCGAAATCGAAAATGATTTCACAGTTTATGGAGATGAGTGCAAGTTTGGAGGAGGCAAATCCATCAGGGATGGGATGGGGCAGTCACCATCAGTTTCAAGACAGGATGGCGCTCTTGATATGGTTATTACAAATGCTGTTATTGTTGACTGGTGGGGGATAGTAAAAGGCGATATCGGTATCAGAGATGGTAAAATAGTAGGAATAGGAAAAGCCGGAAATCCCGGGGTGATGGAGGGCGTATTGCCTGATTTGGTGATTGGGGCATCGACAGAGGTCATTGCAGGAGAAGGGCTTATTGCAACTCCCGGAGGAATTGACACGCATATCCATTTCATTTGTCCTCAGCAGATAGAAACTGCATTATACAGCGGCATTACAACCATGCTTGGCGGAGGGACGGGACCGGCAGACGGGACTAATGCAACCACATGTACACCGGGAAGTTTCAATATTCATAGAATGTTGGAAGCTGCTGAAAGCTTTCCCATGAATCTGGGTTTCTTTGGAAAAGGCAATGCGTCTTTTGAAGAGCCTCTTATAGAGCAGGTCGAGGCAGGTGCTATCGGTCTTAAGCTGCATGAAGACTGGGGAACAACTCCAAAAGCCATAGATACCTGTTTAAGGGTAGCGGACAGGTTCGATGTACAGGTGGCGATCCATACCGACACGCTCAATGAGGCAGGTTTTGTTGAAGATACCATGAGAGCCATCAACGGAAGGACAATTCATACTTTCCATACCGAAGGAGCCGGCGGTGGGCATGCACCTGATATCATCAGGATTGCTTCCCTCGAAAACGTGCTGCCGTCTTCTACCAATCCAACCATGCCTTTTACGGTAAATACAATTGATGAACACCTGGATATGCTGATGGTATGCCATCACCTTGACAGCAAAGTGCCTGAAGATGTTGCGTTTGCAGACTCAAGAATACGGCCTGAAACTATCGCCGCGGAAGATATCCTGCATGATCTCGGAGTTTTCAGTATGATGAGCTCTGATTCCCAGGCTATGGGCAGGGTTGGAGAAGTTATAATAAGGACCTGGCAAACTGCAGATAAAATGAAAAAGCAAAGAGGTTTTCTGAAGGAAGATCAGGGGAAAAACGACAACTTCCGTGTGAAAAGATATATCGCAAAATATACTATAAATCCTGCTTTGACCCATGGGATATCCAAGTATGTGGGTTCCCTTGAAAAGGGTAAAATTGCCGATATTGTACTATGGAAACCGTCCATGTTCGGGGTCAAGCCTGAGTTGATACTGAAGGGCGGATTTATTGCTGCAAGTAAAATGGGAGATGCCAATGCATCAATACCTACACCTCAACCGGTTATTTACAGAAACATGTTCGGAGCTTTTGGCAAAGCAAAGTATGGTACATGTCTCACATTTGTTTCAAAAACAGCTTTGGAGTTAGGTTCAATTGAAAAATTGAAACTCCAAAAGATGGTTGTTCCTATTTCGGGCTGTAGAAAGGTTTCTAAAAAGAATATGGTTTTAAATGATGCTACGCCTAATATTGAAGTTGACCCGGAAACATATGATGTCAGGGTTGACGGGGAGCTGTTGACATGCGAGCCTTTCAAAACCCTTTCGATGGCGCAGCGTTACTTCCTGTTTTAG
- a CDS encoding urease accessory protein UreD, producing MINKFGKDSKLYIKAKVTNGVTMLEDSFFTAPYKIAKPFFDDTKGIMNIMVMAASAGIMEGDCYRINIELGDSSRVALHGQSYNKIHRMKEGYASQFNKFLLGKGAFFDYVQKPTIPFARSRFYSTSECHLKRSSAFLYSEVFACGREKRGERFEFKEYKSCNKVYYNGELIFLDNQLLLPDCQRLEGIGFFEGYTHQATLAFFCDNFNYRLLDRFYELLKNIHGIDYGLTTIKRFGTIIRMLGNSSDFLERILINLRDEIYNVITG from the coding sequence ATGATTAACAAATTTGGTAAAGATAGCAAATTGTATATTAAAGCTAAAGTTACAAACGGAGTCACTATGCTTGAAGACTCATTTTTCACAGCTCCATACAAAATTGCTAAGCCTTTTTTTGATGACACAAAGGGCATTATGAATATTATGGTAATGGCTGCCTCGGCCGGAATTATGGAAGGAGATTGTTACCGCATAAACATTGAATTGGGTGATAGTTCAAGGGTTGCATTGCATGGGCAGTCATATAATAAAATTCACCGTATGAAGGAGGGGTACGCAAGCCAGTTTAACAAGTTTTTATTAGGAAAAGGAGCTTTCTTTGACTATGTCCAAAAACCTACAATACCTTTTGCGCGTTCGAGATTTTATTCTACTTCAGAATGCCATTTAAAAAGGAGTTCTGCATTTCTGTATTCTGAGGTTTTTGCCTGTGGAAGGGAGAAAAGAGGAGAACGCTTTGAATTTAAAGAATATAAGAGTTGTAATAAGGTTTATTACAATGGAGAATTAATATTCCTTGATAATCAATTACTTTTGCCAGACTGTCAAAGACTTGAAGGAATCGGCTTTTTTGAAGGCTATACACATCAGGCTACATTGGCATTTTTTTGCGATAATTTTAATTATCGCCTTCTTGATAGATTTTATGAACTCTTAAAAAATATTCATGGTATTGATTATGGACTGACTACTATTAAAAGGTTTGGTACAATCATAAGAATGCTTGGAAACAGCAGTGACTTTCTTGAAAGAATTCTTATAAATCTTAGAGATGAAATATATAACGTCATTACAGGGTAA
- the ureB gene encoding urease subunit beta produces MIPGEYFIKNEYITLNSGREKIAIRVSNTGDRPVQVGSHYHFFEVNKCLSFERQKAFGMRLNIPSGTAVRFEPGEEKEVELVSIGGGKIIHGLNGLTGGHLKDEEIFKNAILKIKNLGFKGAE; encoded by the coding sequence ATGATACCAGGCGAATATTTTATTAAAAACGAATATATTACCTTGAACAGCGGCAGGGAAAAAATTGCTATCAGGGTTTCAAATACTGGAGACCGGCCTGTTCAGGTAGGTTCACATTACCATTTCTTTGAAGTAAATAAATGTCTATCATTTGAAAGACAAAAAGCATTTGGTATGAGGCTTAACATTCCCTCTGGAACGGCGGTTAGATTCGAGCCGGGAGAGGAGAAGGAGGTTGAATTGGTTTCTATTGGTGGAGGAAAAATTATTCATGGCTTAAATGGTCTTACAGGAGGACACTTAAAGGATGAAGAGATTTTTAAAAATGCTATTTTAAAGATAAAAAATCTGGGGTTCAAAGGAGCTGAATGA
- the urtE gene encoding urea ABC transporter ATP-binding subunit UrtE: MLNVKNLSAYYDESLILKDINLRMNEGQVVCLLGRNGVGKTTFLKSIMGLVRTPNGSISFDGTEMIKMPTYKRALEGIGYVPQGRDIFPQLSVYENLLLGLERNKNKGTMDESIYELFPVLKTMLKRKGGDLSGGQQQQLAIARALVSNPKLLLLDEPTEGIQPSIIQEIARVIKKLKSNGKITMLIVEQYLEFVLEVADYFYVMDKGRIVMEGATKDVDPQEIQEKIAI; this comes from the coding sequence GTGCTTAACGTTAAAAATTTGAGTGCATATTATGATGAAAGCCTCATATTGAAGGACATAAATTTAAGGATGAATGAAGGGCAGGTAGTTTGCCTTCTTGGAAGGAATGGAGTTGGAAAAACGACTTTTCTGAAAAGTATAATGGGTCTTGTGAGAACACCAAACGGCAGCATTTCATTCGATGGAACCGAAATGATTAAAATGCCTACTTACAAAAGGGCACTTGAAGGAATTGGCTATGTCCCGCAGGGACGGGATATTTTCCCGCAGCTAAGCGTCTATGAAAACCTGCTTCTTGGGCTTGAAAGAAACAAAAATAAAGGCACCATGGATGAAAGCATTTACGAACTCTTTCCGGTTTTAAAAACCATGCTGAAGAGAAAAGGCGGGGATTTAAGCGGTGGACAGCAGCAACAATTGGCAATCGCCAGAGCTCTTGTATCAAATCCGAAACTGCTTTTACTGGATGAGCCTACAGAGGGAATTCAGCCTTCCATTATTCAGGAAATTGCCAGAGTCATAAAAAAGCTTAAAAGCAATGGAAAAATAACCATGCTTATTGTTGAACAGTATCTGGAGTTTGTTTTAGAGGTTGCTGATTATTTTTACGTTATGGATAAGGGGAGAATTGTAATGGAGGGTGCCACTAAAGATGTTGACCCTCAAGAAATTCAGGAGAAGATAGCCATTTAG
- the ureA gene encoding urease subunit gamma has product MHLTPKEIEKLMLHFAGELAKKRKERGLKLNYPEAVALISAELMEAARDGKTVTELMRFGTKILTKDDVMEGVDAMIHEIQIEATFPDGTKLVTVHNPIR; this is encoded by the coding sequence GTGCATTTAACACCAAAAGAAATAGAAAAACTGATGCTGCACTTTGCGGGAGAACTGGCCAAAAAAAGAAAAGAGAGAGGCCTTAAGCTGAATTACCCTGAAGCAGTTGCATTGATCAGTGCAGAATTAATGGAGGCTGCAAGAGATGGAAAAACAGTTACCGAGTTGATGCGTTTTGGGACGAAGATTCTTACAAAGGATGATGTGATGGAAGGTGTGGATGCCATGATTCACGAAATCCAGATTGAAGCAACATTTCCTGACGGTACAAAGCTTGTTACCGTACATAATCCCATTCGTTGA
- the ureG gene encoding urease accessory protein UreG produces MAYVKIGIGGPVGSGKTALIERLTRFLAPSYSIGVVTNDIYTKEDAEFLVKNSVLPPERIIGVETGGCPHTAIREDASMNLEAVEELIKKFPDIKIVFIESGGDNLSATFSPDLADATIYVIDVAEGDKIPRKGGPGITRSDLLVINKIDLAPYVGASLEVMERDSKKMRGDKPFVFTNLNTNEGLNQVIQWIKRSVLLEGV; encoded by the coding sequence ATGGCATATGTAAAGATTGGTATTGGTGGGCCTGTTGGTTCAGGTAAAACGGCACTTATAGAACGTTTAACAAGGTTCTTGGCACCAAGCTACAGTATAGGTGTAGTGACAAATGACATCTATACAAAGGAAGATGCGGAATTTCTAGTTAAAAACAGTGTGCTTCCGCCTGAAAGAATTATTGGAGTTGAAACCGGCGGATGTCCGCATACTGCTATCCGGGAAGACGCTTCCATGAACCTTGAAGCGGTTGAAGAATTAATAAAAAAGTTTCCGGATATAAAAATTGTTTTTATTGAAAGCGGAGGCGACAACTTGTCTGCAACATTCAGTCCGGACCTGGCAGATGCAACAATTTATGTAATTGATGTTGCTGAAGGAGATAAAATACCACGGAAAGGAGGACCGGGAATTACCCGCTCAGACCTGCTGGTTATCAATAAAATAGATTTGGCGCCTTATGTTGGGGCGAGCCTTGAAGTTATGGAAAGGGATTCTAAGAAGATGAGGGGTGATAAGCCATTTGTTTTTACTAATCTCAATACCAATGAAGGTCTTAACCAAGTTATACAATGGATAAAACGAAGCGTGCTCCTGGAAGGTGTATAA
- a CDS encoding complex I 24 kDa subunit family protein: MSTTYQLEKVDRIIEKYQRKKSALIAVLQEIQKEYRYLPEEILMYISTAMEITPAKVFSVATFYENFSMEPKGKYVIKICDGTACHVRKSIPILNALRSELGLSEEKHTTDDLLFTVETVSCLGACGLAPVITVNDKVYAKMTPESAAALLRSIREEESK, from the coding sequence ATGTCAACAACTTATCAATTAGAAAAAGTAGACCGGATTATTGAAAAATATCAGCGAAAGAAATCTGCTTTAATTGCCGTTCTGCAAGAAATACAAAAGGAGTACAGATATCTCCCTGAAGAAATTTTGATGTATATTTCTACAGCGATGGAGATTACTCCTGCTAAAGTTTTTAGTGTGGCTACATTCTATGAAAACTTTTCTATGGAGCCTAAGGGGAAATATGTAATCAAAATATGTGACGGGACAGCATGCCATGTCAGAAAATCCATACCAATCTTGAATGCATTGAGAAGCGAACTGGGATTAAGTGAAGAAAAACACACTACCGATGACCTTTTATTTACGGTAGAAACCGTATCATGTCTTGGAGCGTGTGGATTGGCGCCGGTTATTACGGTGAATGACAAGGTGTATGCCAAGATGACACCTGAGTCGGCAGCTGCATTATTAAGAAGCATAAGGGAGGAGGAGTCAAAATGA
- the urtD gene encoding urea ABC transporter ATP-binding protein UrtD yields MNRVLEIKDLTVSFDGFKAVNHLSTSVKKGDIHFFIGPNGAGKTTLLDAICGRVKPAAGSIIFKGTSDVTKMSEHEIVELGIGRKFQVPSVFNGITIYENMELAAEKKRSIYSTLFSKLTGEQMERIKHVLNIIGLYEKRYKMPAALSHGEKQWLEIGMLLVQQPEIMLLDEPVAGMGRKETEKTGQLLKEISKECSVVVVEHDMEFVRECASTVTVLHEGTLLDEGDMEKVQKNPRVIEVYLGRGGE; encoded by the coding sequence ATGAATAGAGTTTTGGAAATCAAGGATTTGACGGTTAGTTTTGATGGATTCAAAGCCGTAAATCATCTTAGTACTTCTGTAAAAAAAGGGGATATACACTTTTTTATAGGTCCTAATGGCGCCGGCAAGACTACCCTGCTTGATGCAATCTGCGGGCGGGTAAAGCCTGCTGCAGGCAGTATTATATTCAAGGGAACAAGTGATGTGACCAAAATGTCGGAACATGAAATCGTTGAACTTGGAATTGGAAGGAAATTTCAAGTTCCTTCAGTTTTTAACGGTATTACAATTTATGAAAACATGGAGCTTGCGGCTGAGAAGAAGAGGTCAATATACTCTACGCTCTTTTCAAAGCTTACTGGGGAGCAAATGGAAAGAATCAAGCATGTGCTCAATATCATTGGTTTATACGAAAAGAGGTACAAGATGCCTGCAGCTTTATCTCACGGAGAGAAACAATGGCTGGAAATCGGAATGCTTCTTGTTCAGCAGCCGGAAATCATGCTTTTGGACGAACCTGTAGCCGGCATGGGGAGAAAGGAAACGGAAAAGACCGGCCAACTTCTGAAAGAAATATCAAAGGAATGTTCTGTTGTGGTGGTTGAACATGATATGGAGTTTGTAAGAGAATGTGCAAGCACCGTAACGGTTCTTCATGAGGGAACTCTTCTAGACGAAGGTGATATGGAAAAAGTCCAAAAAAATCCAAGAGTGATTGAGGTGTATTTGGGAAGAGGGGGTGAATAA
- a CDS encoding urease accessory protein UreF, translating into MGIHTPTPTEIKTHPLFCLLQISDPLFPIGGYTQSYGLETYVQKGIVHNADSSRKYLQSYLLNNFLYNDLLAAKLAWEYTNEAELENIRCLDKLLCAVKTPKELRIASTKLGIRFLKIVESILKDNSFFSSYAQLVKSGECAGHYSILYGLVTKLFNIGKTDALSAVIYSTASSIVNNCAKLVPISQKDGQDILFEAHAIFQQLIDKVEVLNEESLGLCCIGFDLRAMQHERLYTRLYIS; encoded by the coding sequence ATGGGCATTCACACTCCCACTCCCACTGAGATTAAAACGCATCCTCTTTTTTGCCTGCTTCAAATAAGCGACCCTTTGTTTCCAATTGGCGGATATACTCAATCATATGGCTTGGAGACATATGTTCAGAAGGGTATTGTTCATAATGCTGACTCTTCAAGGAAGTATCTGCAGAGTTATCTTTTGAACAATTTTCTCTATAATGATTTACTAGCGGCTAAACTTGCGTGGGAATATACAAATGAGGCAGAACTTGAAAACATCCGTTGTCTAGATAAACTTCTTTGTGCTGTTAAGACTCCCAAGGAACTTAGGATAGCTAGTACCAAATTGGGAATACGCTTTTTAAAAATAGTGGAATCCATTTTAAAGGATAATTCTTTTTTCAGTTCTTATGCACAATTGGTGAAAAGCGGAGAATGTGCCGGGCATTACAGCATATTATATGGCTTGGTGACAAAGCTTTTTAATATTGGAAAAACTGATGCGCTGTCAGCTGTTATCTACAGCACTGCTTCATCCATTGTCAATAATTGTGCAAAGCTTGTGCCTATAAGCCAGAAAGACGGGCAGGACATATTGTTTGAAGCTCACGCAATTTTTCAACAGCTTATCGATAAAGTTGAGGTTTTAAACGAGGAAAGCCTAGGGTTATGCTGTATTGGATTTGATTTAAGAGCAATGCAGCATGAAAGACTGTATACTCGATTATATATATCATAA
- the urtB gene encoding urea ABC transporter permease subunit UrtB: protein MNTYILQIFNGISVSSVFMLAALGLAITFGLMKIINMAHGELIMIGAYVTYLVQNMFVSFVDKSLFDSYFIVAIPAAFLVTALVGYLLEITIIKRLYGRPLDSMLATWGVSLVLQQLARNIFGAPNVDVKSPKWLNGGIVLMKDLQLPYKRLFIILLTTFCIFGVYYFLYRTGSGRRIRAVMQNRSMAESLGINTRRIDAMTFAFGSGLAGIAGCALTLLGSIGPTLGTNYIVDTFMVVVLGGVGRIIGTVAGAGAIGIGNTTFEFFTNASLGKVLVFLVVIMFLQWKPQGFFTISSRTLDE, encoded by the coding sequence ATGAATACATATATACTGCAAATATTTAACGGTATAAGCGTGAGTTCTGTCTTTATGCTGGCTGCTCTGGGACTTGCCATTACTTTTGGCCTTATGAAGATTATCAACATGGCCCATGGTGAGCTTATCATGATTGGCGCCTATGTGACATATTTGGTACAAAACATGTTTGTATCCTTTGTTGATAAAAGTTTATTTGACAGCTATTTTATTGTGGCCATACCTGCTGCTTTTCTTGTTACAGCCCTTGTGGGATATCTGCTTGAAATTACAATTATCAAGCGTCTTTACGGAAGACCCCTTGACAGCATGCTGGCTACTTGGGGAGTAAGCCTGGTTTTGCAGCAGCTTGCAAGAAACATTTTTGGGGCTCCCAATGTGGACGTCAAGAGTCCCAAATGGCTGAATGGCGGAATTGTTCTTATGAAAGATCTGCAGCTTCCGTATAAGAGGCTATTTATTATATTGCTTACAACATTTTGCATATTTGGAGTGTACTATTTTCTGTACAGGACCGGCAGTGGACGCAGGATACGCGCTGTAATGCAGAATAGAAGCATGGCTGAAAGCCTTGGCATAAATACAAGAAGAATTGATGCCATGACTTTTGCATTTGGGTCAGGGCTGGCAGGCATTGCAGGTTGCGCTCTTACACTTCTTGGTTCTATCGGGCCGACCCTGGGGACCAATTATATCGTTGATACGTTTATGGTTGTGGTTCTAGGTGGGGTGGGCAGGATCATTGGGACGGTAGCAGGGGCTGGAGCGATAGGTATTGGAAACACTACCTTCGAATTTTTTACCAATGCATCCCTTGGAAAAGTACTTGTGTTTTTGGTAGTAATCATGTTCCTGCAATGGAAGCCACAAGGGTTCTTTACAATAAGCAGCCGCACCCTTGATGAGTAA
- the urtC gene encoding urea ABC transporter permease subunit UrtC: protein MLGKTGAAFIIFIILCLAPLFLSDFRTNLLGKFVAYAILALGIDLIWGYTGILSLGHGVYFGLGAYCMAMYLKLESSRGKLPDFMEWSGQETLPWFWKPFASAPFAMIMTVLLPVILALLIGYLTFKNRIRGVYFSILTQALSIIFVVLFVGQQAYTGGTNGITNFKSIFGFPLSASSTKVGLYYVSVLMLLVAYLFCEFIVNRRTGKVLIAIRDAENRVRFSGYNPTVYKVFVYCISAGLAGLAGAIFVPQVGIISPAEMGIVPSVEMVIWVAIGGRGTLIGGIIGAILVNLLKSGFSESFPDIWSYFIGIAFIVVVIFMPSGLVGIFNQVRGKLGKFTNTEEKENSVKIFAKVSNAGTDKV, encoded by the coding sequence ATATTGGGAAAGACCGGTGCCGCATTCATAATATTTATAATTTTATGCCTAGCACCACTGTTTTTATCCGATTTTAGGACCAATTTGCTGGGCAAATTCGTAGCCTATGCAATACTTGCCCTTGGCATTGACTTGATTTGGGGATACACGGGAATATTGAGCCTTGGACATGGTGTTTATTTTGGGTTGGGAGCCTATTGTATGGCCATGTACCTAAAATTGGAATCCAGTAGAGGCAAGCTGCCGGATTTTATGGAATGGAGCGGACAGGAAACATTGCCGTGGTTTTGGAAGCCATTTGCATCAGCTCCGTTTGCAATGATCATGACGGTTCTTTTACCTGTCATACTGGCATTGCTGATAGGATATTTAACCTTTAAAAACCGGATCCGGGGAGTATATTTTTCAATATTGACACAGGCTCTTTCTATCATTTTTGTGGTTCTATTTGTAGGCCAGCAGGCCTACACCGGTGGAACAAACGGTATAACAAATTTTAAAAGCATTTTTGGTTTTCCTCTTTCTGCTTCTTCGACCAAGGTGGGGCTTTATTACGTGTCTGTACTGATGCTTTTAGTGGCATATTTATTTTGCGAATTTATCGTAAACAGGCGTACGGGGAAAGTGTTGATTGCGATTCGGGATGCTGAAAACAGGGTCAGGTTTTCAGGATACAATCCTACGGTATACAAGGTATTTGTTTATTGCATTTCAGCTGGCCTGGCCGGGTTGGCTGGCGCGATATTTGTCCCCCAGGTCGGCATTATATCTCCTGCAGAAATGGGGATTGTACCGTCGGTGGAAATGGTGATATGGGTAGCCATAGGCGGCCGTGGAACATTGATTGGCGGGATTATCGGCGCAATACTTGTTAATTTGCTAAAGAGTGGGTTTAGTGAAAGCTTTCCCGATATATGGTCATATTTCATCGGAATTGCTTTTATCGTTGTTGTTATTTTCATGCCATCAGGGCTGGTGGGAATTTTTAATCAAGTTAGAGGAAAGTTAGGGAAATTTACGAACACTGAAGAGAAGGAAAACAGCGTTAAAATATTTGCAAAAGTTTCAAATGCTGGAACCGATAAAGTATAG